The window GCGGAAGACTCGCTCCAGTCCGCCTTGACGCGCAGCTCGCGGTCGCCGTGCAGGGCGTAGCGCTGGGGATCCTCCTGCAGCAGGGACACCAGGCGTTCCGGGCCCACCCGGGGCCGGTGGGAGAACACCACCCGGCCCCCCACGGGGCCCGCTTCCAGGCGCTCGATGCCAAGGGAGCGGGCCTGGAGCTTGAGCTGGGCCACCTCCAGGAGGTGGCTGGTGGAATCGGGCAGCCGCCCGAAGCGGTCCACGACCTCCTCGCGCAGGGCCTGCAGCGTCTCGCGGTCGGGGGCCGAGGCGATGCGCTTGTAGAGGACCAGACGCTCGTGGACGTCGGGCAGATAATCCTCGGGGATCAGGGTGGGGAGATGGAGGTTCACCTGGATGCCGTGGTCCTCTTCCTCCAGCTCCGTGTCCACGTCCACGCCGCGGCCCGCCTTGAGGTCCTCGATGGCCTCGTTCAGTAGCTCCACGTAGGTCTCGAAGCCCACGGCGTCGATGTGGCCGCTCTGCTCCTCGCCGAGGATCTCGCCAGCGCCGCGGATCTCCAGGTCGTGGTTGGCGATCAGGAAGCCCACGCCGAGGTCCTCCAGGGACTCGATGGTCTCCAGGCGCTTCTCGGCGTCGGCGGTGAGCCCCTGGCGGCTGTTCACCAGGAGATAGGCGTAGGCGCGGTGGCTGGAGCGGCCCACGCGGCCGCGCAGCTGGTGCAGCTGGGCGAGCCCGAAGCGGTCGGCGCGGTTGATAATGATGGTGTTGGCGCTGGGGATGTCGATGCCCGACTCGATGATGGTGGTGGTCACCAGCACGTTGAAGCGCTGGTGGTAGAAGTCGGACATGACGTCTTCGAGCTCGCGCTCGCGCAGCTGGCCGTGGGCCACGCGCATGGTGGCCTCGGGCACCAGCTTCTCCAGCTGTTCCCGGGTGCGCTCGATGGTGCGCACCTCGTTGTGCAGGAAGTACACCTGCCCGCCGCGCCGGATCTCGCGCAGGATGGCCTCGCGGATCAGGCCCTCGTCCCACTCGGAGACGAAGGTCCGCACCGCCAGGCGCTCGTCAGGCGGGGTGGCGATGATGGAGATGTCGCGGATGCCCGCCATGGTCTGGTTGAGGGTGCGCGGGATGGGCGTGGCGGTGAGGGTCAGCATGTCCACCTCGGCGCGCCAGCGCTTGAGGCGCTCCTTCTGGCGCACGCCGAAGCGGTGCTCCTCGTCCAGGACCACCAGGCCCAGGTCGTTGAAGCGCACGTCCTTCTGCAGCAGCCGATGGGTGCCCACGGCGATGTCCACCTTGCCTTCCCGGATCCCCTCCAGCGCCTGGTTGACCTCTTTGGTCGACTGCATGCGCGAAAGCAGCTCGATGCGCACCGGGTGGTTGGCGAAGCGGTCGCGCAGGCTGTCGTGGTGCTGCTGGGCGAGCAGGGTGGTGGGGGTGAGCAGGAGCACCTGCTTGCCCGCCTGCACCGCCAGGAAGGCGGCGCGCATGGCCACCTCGGTCTTGCCGAAGCCCACGTCGCCGCATACCAGCCGGTCCATGGGCTGAAGGGCCTGCATGGAGCCCAGCACCTCCTCGATGGCCTTCTCTTGGTCGGGGGTCTCCTCGAAGGGGAAGTCGGCGGCGAACTCGTGGTAGGCGCTGTCGGGAGCGGGGAAGGCGTAGCCCTCCTTGGCGGCCCGCTTGGCGTAGAGCTCCAGCAGCTCGGCGGCGGTGTCGCGGGCCTTCTTCTTGGCCCGGGCCTTGGCGCGGCGCCACTGGTCGCCGCCCAGCTTGTGCAGCGGCGCCTCCTCCTCCGCGGATCCGGTGTAGCGGCTGATGCGGTCCAGGGCGTCCACCGGCACGTAGAGCTTGTCGCCGCCGGCGTACTCCAGCACCAGGTAATCGCTGTCGTAGCCTTCGCCGCTGGGAAGCCGGGTGAGGCCCTGATAGCGGCCCACCCCGTGGTCCTCGTGGACCACCGGACTGCCGATCTCCAGCTCGCCCAGGTTGCGGATCACGGCCTCGGGATCACGCTGGCGCTTGCGGGCCTCGGGGCGCGGGGCGCGGCCGCCGAAGACCTGCGCCTCGGGGATCACGCGCACCGCCGGGTCCCGCAGCACCAGCCCGTGCTCCAGGCTGCCCACCGTCAGGGCAAGGTTGTCCGAGCGGGAGCAGAATTCGTCCCAGTCCGCCACCTCGTGGGGGATCAGGTGGCGCTCGCCGAGCAGCTCGCGCAGGGTTTCCCGGCGTCCGGCGCTCTCCGCCACCAGCAGGGTGGGGGTGTCGCCGTGCTCGGCGAGGAAGCGTGCCAGCTCATCGATGGCGGCGTGGCGCTCGCGGGCGGCGGGGAAGGCGTGCGGGGCCTCCACTGGGGCATCGAGCCCCGGATCCCCGGCGGGCTCCGGGGAAAGCTCCACCCGGGTGAGCTGGCTCAGCCGGGCCTCCACGGCCTCGGCGTCCAGGAACAGCTCCTCCGGGGGAAGCACCGGCCGCAAGGGATCCTTGGAGCGGATGGTGAAGCGTTCCCGCACCTCGCTGTCCCATTCCCGGGCGATGTCCTCCCGCCCGGACGGCAGGGCCACCAGCGCGGAGCGGGGCAGGTAATCCGCAAGGGTGGCGGTGCGCTCGAAGAACAGCGGCAGGTAGTACTCGATGCCGCCGGGGGCCAG of the Thiohalorhabdus denitrificans genome contains:
- the mfd gene encoding transcription-repair coupling factor yields the protein MHRSCAISLPLPESGKATTWGNLQGGSAALALLSAYREHDGALLVVCRDIPQMQRFAAELRFYGGSELGGHVHLFPHGETLPYDTFAPHADLVNQRLTTLYHLHNGGGGILLAPWAALSQALPPAEFLDRFALWIRVGDTLDPVSFRERLDRAGYQAVSQVKEPGEFAIRGSIVDLFPAGTEQPIRIDLFDEEIDSLRYFDPETQLTTGQVEEVRLLPAREVPLDDEGIQHFRSAFRARFEGDPHNIPLYRDVSQGLAPGGIEYYLPLFFERTATLADYLPRSALVALPSGREDIAREWDSEVRERFTIRSKDPLRPVLPPEELFLDAEAVEARLSQLTRVELSPEPAGDPGLDAPVEAPHAFPAARERHAAIDELARFLAEHGDTPTLLVAESAGRRETLRELLGERHLIPHEVADWDEFCSRSDNLALTVGSLEHGLVLRDPAVRVIPEAQVFGGRAPRPEARKRQRDPEAVIRNLGELEIGSPVVHEDHGVGRYQGLTRLPSGEGYDSDYLVLEYAGGDKLYVPVDALDRISRYTGSAEEEAPLHKLGGDQWRRAKARAKKKARDTAAELLELYAKRAAKEGYAFPAPDSAYHEFAADFPFEETPDQEKAIEEVLGSMQALQPMDRLVCGDVGFGKTEVAMRAAFLAVQAGKQVLLLTPTTLLAQQHHDSLRDRFANHPVRIELLSRMQSTKEVNQALEGIREGKVDIAVGTHRLLQKDVRFNDLGLVVLDEEHRFGVRQKERLKRWRAEVDMLTLTATPIPRTLNQTMAGIRDISIIATPPDERLAVRTFVSEWDEGLIREAILREIRRGGQVYFLHNEVRTIERTREQLEKLVPEATMRVAHGQLRERELEDVMSDFYHQRFNVLVTTTIIESGIDIPSANTIIINRADRFGLAQLHQLRGRVGRSSHRAYAYLLVNSRQGLTADAEKRLETIESLEDLGVGFLIANHDLEIRGAGEILGEEQSGHIDAVGFETYVELLNEAIEDLKAGRGVDVDTELEEEDHGIQVNLHLPTLIPEDYLPDVHERLVLYKRIASAPDRETLQALREEVVDRFGRLPDSTSHLLEVAQLKLQARSLGIERLEAGPVGGRVVFSHRPRVGPERLVSLLQEDPQRYALHGDRELRVKADWSESSARIEGVRQLLALLASDHAAPETPTTASQTD